Genomic DNA from Bacillus oleivorans:
AATACATAAAAGGCATTATGACTTTTTAGCTCACGTAAGCTTGGATATGATTGGATTCTTTGATTCGAAAGAGGTATGATATAATAGGAAAATAGCTTTTAATAAATAAAAAGTATCTTGTTAATATGTAAGATAAAAATAAACAAATTTTTGTAAGCTGCATTTGTTAACTTGGAGGAAAACATATGCCATTTGCAGATTACTTTGCAGAATTTACACTTATTGATTATTTAACGAATTTTATAGATGTATTGTTAGTCTGGTACGTCATCTATAAATTGATTACAGTCATTCGCGGGACCAAAGCTGTGCAGCTGTTAAAAGGGATCTTTGTGATTGTAATTGTTCAAAGCTTTAGCCGTTTATTTGGATTTACGACATTAAGCTGGATGATGGAACAAGCGCTTACGTGGGGGTTCTTAGCGGTTATCATTATTTTTCAGCCAGAGCTGCGCCGTGCCTTGGAACAGCTGGGAAGAGGAAGGCTCTTCTCGAAAAGCAATATCCAAGAGGAAGAGGAACAAATGCAAGTGGTTGAAAGTATTGCGAAAGCCGTCGGATACATGGCGAAAAGAAGGATTGGCGCTCTTATTGCTGTCGAAAGAGAAACTGGTTTGAGTGATTACATCGAAACCGGGATATCCTTAGAATCTCATGTAACTTCCGAGCTATTGATCAATATTTTTATCCCAAATACACCACTCCATGATGGAGCCGTTGTGATTCAAAAGAACCGGGTCGCAGCTGCAGCCTGTTACTTGCCATTATCAGAAAGCCCGTACATATCGAAAGAATTAGGAACGAGACATAGGGCAGCTCTTGGTATAAGTGAGGTAACAGATAGTATAACGGTGGTCGTCTCAGAGGAAACAGGCAGTGTGTCAATTACGAAGAATGGGGAATTGCATAGGGATTTGAACATGGATGGATTCAAAGAATTGCTGACTAATGAATTAATGCAATCCACTAAGGTAAAACAACCTTCCTCTTCAA
This window encodes:
- the cdaA gene encoding diadenylate cyclase CdaA; amino-acid sequence: MPFADYFAEFTLIDYLTNFIDVLLVWYVIYKLITVIRGTKAVQLLKGIFVIVIVQSFSRLFGFTTLSWMMEQALTWGFLAVIIIFQPELRRALEQLGRGRLFSKSNIQEEEEQMQVVESIAKAVGYMAKRRIGALIAVERETGLSDYIETGISLESHVTSELLINIFIPNTPLHDGAVVIQKNRVAAAACYLPLSESPYISKELGTRHRAALGISEVTDSITVVVSEETGSVSITKNGELHRDLNMDGFKELLTNELMQSTKVKQPSSSKWSFRGRDNG